One region of Demequina sp. TMPB413 genomic DNA includes:
- the trxA gene encoding thioredoxin — MATIDLTTSTFDEVVSQDGIVLVDFWAEWCGPCKNFAPIFEASSETKSDIVHAKVDTEAQQELGMKFGVTAIPTLMAFRDGIMVFNQAGALPAPALEQLVDAVEGLDMDEVRAKIAEHEAAEH; from the coding sequence ATGGCAACGATCGACCTGACCACCAGCACGTTTGACGAGGTCGTCTCCCAGGACGGCATCGTCCTCGTTGACTTTTGGGCCGAGTGGTGCGGCCCCTGTAAGAACTTCGCACCGATCTTCGAGGCAAGTTCCGAGACCAAGAGCGACATCGTCCACGCCAAGGTTGACACCGAGGCGCAGCAGGAACTGGGCATGAAGTTCGGAGTCACCGCGATTCCGACGCTCATGGCGTTCCGCGACGGCATCATGGTGTTTAACCAGGCTGGCGCGCTGCCCGCCCCTGCGCTCGAACAGCTCGTCGACGCCGTCGAGGGTCTTGACATGGACGAGGTCCGCGCGAAGATCGCAGAGCACGAAGCCGCAGAGCACTAA
- a CDS encoding DUF4916 domain-containing protein, which translates to MTDMAELPSEPTGWLSDRELDHVRSEMPILYVNVVPVRINSKGQITEVGLLLRADEGVMSRALVAGRVLLHETIRDAIVRNLEKDLGLAALPRVPLSPTPFTIAEYFPTEGFGTFHDARQHAVALAYVVAIDGDCEPSQNALDIVWLTPEEAASDDVVEEMAGGQHVLLRHALAYCGVLPA; encoded by the coding sequence ATGACCGATATGGCCGAACTGCCTTCTGAACCCACAGGTTGGCTCTCCGACAGGGAACTTGACCATGTGCGCTCCGAAATGCCCATCCTGTACGTCAACGTCGTCCCCGTGCGCATCAATTCCAAGGGACAGATCACCGAGGTGGGGCTGCTGCTGCGCGCCGACGAGGGTGTGATGTCGCGAGCGCTCGTGGCCGGCCGCGTGCTCCTTCACGAGACGATCAGGGACGCTATTGTGCGGAACCTTGAAAAGGATCTCGGCCTTGCCGCGCTTCCCAGGGTACCGTTGTCACCCACTCCCTTCACCATCGCCGAGTACTTCCCCACCGAGGGCTTTGGCACCTTTCACGATGCCCGTCAACACGCGGTCGCCCTCGCCTACGTGGTTGCGATCGACGGCGACTGCGAGCCAAGCCAGAATGCCTTGGACATCGTGTGGCTCACCCCAGAAGAGGCGGCGAGCGATGACGTAGTCGAAGAGATGGCGGGCGGCCAACACGTGTTGCTACGTCACGCACTCGCGTACTGCGGAGTTCTGCCCGCCTGA
- the rdgB gene encoding RdgB/HAM1 family non-canonical purine NTP pyrophosphatase, protein MPPRLVFASHNSHKRDEVWAILEPLLPGWTSADLATARDFDVPSPAEDGVTFAENALIKARAVCAATGLPAVADDSGIAVNVMGGAPGIFSALWSGVHGADEDNVRLLLAQLVDIPDAHRAAAFVCAAALVTPGGHEVVCEGRMEGSIVREAAGAGGFGYDPIFIPTGHEVTAAELSAAQKNAISHRGQAFAAIAPHLERL, encoded by the coding sequence GTGCCGCCGCGGTTGGTGTTCGCGAGCCACAACTCGCACAAGCGTGACGAGGTGTGGGCGATCCTCGAGCCGCTGCTTCCTGGATGGACGTCAGCCGACCTTGCGACCGCTCGCGACTTCGATGTGCCCTCGCCTGCCGAGGATGGCGTGACCTTCGCCGAGAACGCGCTCATCAAAGCGCGCGCGGTGTGTGCCGCCACTGGGCTGCCCGCCGTCGCCGATGATTCGGGGATCGCGGTGAACGTCATGGGCGGAGCGCCAGGGATCTTCTCGGCGCTTTGGTCCGGCGTGCATGGCGCAGATGAGGACAACGTGAGGCTGTTGCTCGCTCAATTGGTGGACATTCCCGACGCGCACAGGGCAGCAGCGTTTGTATGCGCGGCGGCTCTCGTGACGCCTGGAGGACACGAGGTCGTGTGTGAGGGGCGCATGGAGGGGAGCATTGTTCGCGAAGCCGCAGGCGCAGGCGGATTCGGCTATGACCCGATCTTCATTCCGACGGGGCACGAGGTGACGGCTGCGGAACTGAGCGCAGCTCAGAAGAACGCGATCTCACACCGCGGCCAGGCGTTTGCCGCGATCGCCCCGCACCTTGAGCGGCTGTAG
- the rph gene encoding ribonuclease PH yields the protein MTRIDGRNPDQLRPVTFERGFQRAAEGSCLVTFGNTRVLCSASFTASVPRWKKGSGEGWVTSEYSMLPRATNTRNDRESVRGKIGGRTHEISRLIGRSLRAVIDVKALGENTIVVDCDVLDADGGTRTAAITGAYVALVDAVAWGKAQGAIAADAKALSGSVSAVSVGIIDGVPMLDLPYEEDVRAETDMNVVMTGAGHFVEVQGTAERAAFTKAELDALLELATSGNAELARLQAAALGL from the coding sequence ATGACTCGTATCGACGGACGCAACCCAGACCAACTCCGCCCCGTGACTTTTGAGCGCGGCTTCCAGCGCGCCGCGGAGGGCTCCTGCCTGGTGACCTTCGGAAACACCCGCGTGCTGTGCTCCGCTTCCTTCACCGCAAGCGTTCCGCGCTGGAAGAAGGGCTCGGGCGAGGGTTGGGTCACCTCCGAGTACTCGATGCTTCCTCGCGCGACCAACACTCGCAACGACCGCGAGTCGGTGCGCGGCAAGATCGGTGGTCGCACTCACGAGATCTCCCGTCTGATCGGGCGCTCGTTGCGCGCGGTGATCGACGTCAAGGCGCTCGGTGAGAACACCATCGTGGTCGATTGCGATGTGCTAGACGCCGATGGCGGTACCCGTACCGCCGCCATTACTGGTGCCTACGTCGCTCTTGTCGACGCCGTGGCTTGGGGAAAGGCTCAAGGCGCGATCGCGGCAGACGCCAAGGCTCTGTCCGGCTCGGTGAGCGCCGTCTCGGTGGGGATCATCGACGGCGTCCCCATGCTCGACCTTCCCTACGAAGAGGACGTGCGAGCAGAGACGGACATGAACGTGGTCATGACGGGAGCCGGGCACTTTGTCGAGGTTCAAGGGACCGCCGAGCGGGCTGCCTTCACCAAGGCGGAACTCGATGCGCTCCTTGAACTTGCGACGTCGGGAAATGCTGAGCTGGCCCGCCTGCAGGCGGCCGCGCTCGGACTGTGA
- a CDS encoding MBL fold metallo-hydrolase — MRLTIIGCAGSVAGPGNPASSYLVEADADGRTWRLLLDLGGGSVGALQAAVDPAGLDGILISHGHPDHCADLASLSVLFRYGPASKTDREPLPLWGPQGIDDRVRQCDGGMDDSSLEPFSWQELVAGETRTLGPFVITPARAWHPVPAFAYRIEGPAETGGRATLVFTGDTDLCDDVIAIARGADVLLAEAGWADRDVNPPGVHLTGQQAGELARRAGVRQLVVTHVPSWVDPAATLAQTRTEFPEATLAAPGIVFAI, encoded by the coding sequence ATGAGGCTGACCATCATTGGCTGCGCCGGCTCCGTTGCTGGCCCTGGCAATCCTGCCTCGAGCTATCTTGTCGAAGCCGACGCTGACGGCCGAACGTGGCGTCTCTTGCTTGACCTTGGCGGCGGATCTGTAGGCGCCCTCCAAGCGGCAGTTGACCCGGCGGGGCTCGACGGGATTCTCATCAGTCACGGTCACCCCGACCACTGCGCGGACCTCGCCTCGCTGTCGGTCCTGTTCCGCTACGGGCCAGCGAGCAAGACCGACCGCGAGCCGCTCCCACTGTGGGGGCCGCAGGGTATCGATGATCGGGTGAGGCAGTGTGACGGCGGTATGGACGACTCGAGTCTGGAGCCGTTCTCCTGGCAAGAGCTCGTTGCAGGCGAGACGAGGACGCTAGGCCCCTTTGTCATCACTCCCGCGCGGGCCTGGCATCCTGTCCCTGCCTTCGCCTACCGAATTGAGGGGCCTGCCGAAACGGGCGGGAGAGCGACCCTGGTCTTCACGGGGGATACGGATCTGTGCGACGACGTGATCGCCATCGCGCGTGGGGCCGACGTCTTGCTCGCCGAGGCCGGTTGGGCGGATCGCGACGTCAATCCGCCGGGCGTTCACCTCACCGGCCAGCAGGCTGGAGAGCTCGCCAGGCGAGCAGGGGTGCGTCAGCTCGTCGTGACTCACGTGCCCTCGTGGGTCGATCCGGCGGCCACGCTCGCGCAAACACGCACAGAGTTTCCTGAAGCCACGCTCGCAGCGCCTGGCATCGTCTTTGCCATCTGA
- the murI gene encoding glutamate racemase, with amino-acid sequence MSDAPIGVFDSGVGGLTVARAIMDMMPHESIHYVGDTANGPYGPLPISQVREHALTIMDALVEDGVKLLVIACNTASAAVLRDARERFSHERGVPVVEVIVPAVRRAAGLTRSGRVGVIGTVATINSGAYDDALAAAPSVRVTSQACPRFVSFVEEGITSGQEVIDVAREYLEPLKQAEVDTLILGCTHYPMLQGALSYVMGEHVTLVDSATETAMDVYRALVASGLERLSTQPPVHRFLATGPTEAFEVLAQRFMGPVVRAVEPLRT; translated from the coding sequence ATGTCTGACGCGCCGATCGGAGTCTTCGACTCTGGAGTGGGTGGCCTCACTGTTGCCAGGGCGATCATGGACATGATGCCCCACGAATCGATCCATTACGTGGGAGATACGGCGAATGGCCCCTACGGGCCCCTACCCATTTCTCAAGTGCGCGAGCACGCACTCACCATCATGGACGCGCTCGTCGAGGACGGCGTGAAACTCCTGGTCATCGCATGCAACACCGCCTCCGCAGCGGTGCTGCGCGACGCGCGTGAGCGGTTCTCTCATGAGCGCGGGGTGCCCGTCGTCGAAGTCATCGTTCCCGCTGTTCGCCGGGCTGCGGGCCTCACGAGGTCGGGACGCGTCGGCGTGATCGGCACGGTGGCCACGATCAACTCTGGGGCGTATGACGATGCCCTGGCGGCCGCTCCGAGCGTGCGTGTGACGTCGCAGGCTTGTCCTCGATTTGTGTCATTCGTTGAGGAGGGCATCACGTCTGGTCAAGAGGTGATCGACGTGGCACGCGAATACTTGGAGCCTCTCAAGCAAGCGGAGGTCGACACCCTCATCTTGGGTTGTACGCACTATCCAATGCTTCAAGGCGCGCTGTCCTATGTCATGGGCGAGCACGTGACGTTGGTCGATTCGGCGACCGAGACGGCGATGGACGTGTATCGCGCGCTGGTGGCGTCAGGACTTGAGCGGCTCTCGACCCAGCCCCCCGTCCACCGGTTCCTTGCGACGGGCCCCACCGAGGCATTCGAGGTGCTCGCGCAGCGCTTCATGGGGCCTGTCGTGCGCGCAGTGGAGCCGCTCAGGACATGA
- a CDS encoding DUF2017 family protein, which translates to MRAFEARGDVAVAELDAEERAVVARVIADVGLLLDGEAFGAQREESEDPEEELFRHLRGFEAALSDPEDPAVLRILPNAAPDDREVAEEFRRLTEPELRATKVDRLRAIWEALNEDGPEWEVQEADALATAAALTDVRLVLAARLGLETDADADVLHHEIERAERSDRAGDSPVTAVNPERVWLGMLYQALTWLQESLMTYVMRDDV; encoded by the coding sequence GTGAGGGCATTTGAGGCGCGCGGCGACGTCGCCGTTGCTGAACTCGACGCCGAGGAACGGGCGGTCGTCGCGCGCGTCATCGCCGACGTCGGGCTGTTGCTCGACGGTGAGGCCTTCGGCGCCCAACGGGAGGAAAGCGAAGACCCTGAAGAGGAGCTTTTCCGGCACTTGCGCGGCTTCGAAGCAGCGCTGAGCGACCCGGAGGATCCCGCGGTGTTGCGCATCCTGCCGAATGCGGCGCCGGATGATCGCGAGGTAGCAGAAGAGTTCAGGCGCCTCACGGAGCCAGAACTGCGGGCGACGAAGGTTGACCGGCTCAGGGCGATCTGGGAGGCGTTGAACGAGGACGGCCCCGAGTGGGAGGTCCAGGAAGCTGATGCGTTGGCGACGGCGGCGGCGCTTACCGACGTCAGGCTTGTCCTCGCAGCGCGGCTCGGCCTTGAGACTGACGCGGATGCGGATGTGCTTCACCACGAAATCGAGCGTGCGGAGCGGTCTGATCGAGCCGGCGATTCTCCGGTAACAGCCGTCAACCCCGAGCGGGTGTGGCTGGGAATGCTGTACCAGGCGCTGACCTGGCTGCAGGAGTCATTAATGACCTACGTGATGAGGGACGATGTCTGA
- the clpS gene encoding ATP-dependent Clp protease adapter ClpS, whose protein sequence is MSTEQQGATDVVVASRLDDAWVTIVWNDPVNLMSYVTHVFQTYFGWPRAQAEARMHEVHSEGKTVVSSGGREKMEVDVQAMHSFGLWATMQRSGR, encoded by the coding sequence GTGTCCACCGAGCAGCAAGGCGCCACCGACGTCGTGGTCGCCTCGCGCCTTGACGACGCGTGGGTGACCATCGTGTGGAACGATCCCGTCAACTTGATGTCTTACGTCACCCACGTGTTTCAGACCTACTTTGGGTGGCCGCGAGCCCAGGCTGAAGCGCGGATGCATGAGGTGCACTCGGAAGGCAAGACGGTGGTCTCCTCCGGCGGGCGAGAGAAGATGGAGGTCGACGTCCAGGCGATGCACTCCTTCGGACTCTGGGCGACGATGCAGCGGAGCGGCCGGTGA
- a CDS encoding DUF3039 domain-containing protein, producing MSETTDAPATGGSLSTIERTSERELVEPGDAERFSHYVRKEKILESAMTGEPVIALCGKVWTPGRDPKRFPVCPACKEILDSRFGENDPADG from the coding sequence ATGAGTGAGACCACTGACGCGCCAGCCACCGGCGGCTCCCTGTCGACGATCGAACGCACGTCCGAGCGTGAACTCGTTGAGCCGGGCGACGCCGAACGCTTTTCGCACTACGTGCGCAAAGAGAAGATTCTCGAGTCCGCGATGACAGGAGAGCCCGTCATCGCGCTGTGCGGCAAAGTGTGGACGCCAGGGCGCGATCCCAAGCGCTTCCCTGTCTGCCCTGCGTGCAAGGAGATTCTGGACTCCCGGTTCGGCGAGAACGATCCCGCCGACGGTTGA
- a CDS encoding ABC transporter ATP-binding protein yields MPSDVPALALRGLRKRFGKTQAVDGIDLDIPAGSFYGMLGPNGAGKTTTLSIATGLLTPDEGQVYVHGVDLWQRPSEAKPMLGVLPDGLRTFDRLTGGELISYAGVLRGLDPDVVRSRRDDLLAALDLGAAGGTLVADFSAGMAKKIGLACALVHAPRVLVLDEPFEAVDPVSGAAIRTILQAFVGSGGTVVMSSHVMALVERLCDRVAIVGAGRILAEGALDDVRGAGDLETRFVELVGDATEQRDLWWLRQS; encoded by the coding sequence ATGCCGTCAGACGTTCCAGCGCTCGCTCTGAGGGGCCTACGCAAACGCTTTGGCAAGACCCAGGCCGTTGACGGCATCGACCTTGACATCCCCGCAGGGTCCTTTTACGGGATGCTGGGTCCGAACGGGGCAGGCAAGACCACGACGCTGTCGATAGCGACCGGACTTCTCACGCCCGACGAAGGCCAGGTCTATGTCCATGGCGTCGATTTGTGGCAGCGACCTTCCGAGGCGAAGCCGATGCTCGGCGTGCTTCCCGACGGACTGCGCACGTTTGACCGCCTGACGGGCGGGGAACTGATCTCGTACGCGGGCGTCCTGCGTGGCCTTGATCCCGACGTGGTGCGTTCGCGCAGAGACGATCTTCTTGCTGCCCTCGATTTAGGTGCGGCCGGAGGCACGCTCGTGGCCGACTTCTCGGCCGGCATGGCGAAGAAGATAGGCCTTGCGTGCGCGCTCGTCCACGCGCCGAGGGTGCTGGTGCTCGACGAGCCCTTCGAAGCGGTAGATCCCGTATCCGGCGCTGCCATCAGGACGATCCTTCAGGCCTTCGTGGGTTCAGGGGGAACGGTCGTGATGTCGTCGCACGTGATGGCGCTGGTCGAGAGGCTGTGCGACAGGGTTGCGATTGTCGGAGCAGGGAGGATTCTCGCCGAAGGCGCACTTGACGACGTGCGAGGAGCAGGCGACCTCGAGACGCGTTTCGTCGAGCTCGTCGGCGACGCCACTGAGCAAAGGGACTTGTGGTGGTTGCGGCAATCCTGA
- a CDS encoding arsenate reductase ArsC — protein MPDTAAKPSAMFVCVHNAGRSQMAAGYLRHLSGGAVEVRSAGSMPAEHINPAAVEAMLEEGIDIRAEKPKVLTAEAVQASDVVITMGCGDACPYYPGKRYEDWKLDDPAGQGVEAVRPIRDEIRRRVEALLAEWGIAPAS, from the coding sequence ATGCCTGATACAGCCGCCAAGCCGTCTGCCATGTTTGTCTGTGTTCACAACGCCGGTCGCTCCCAAATGGCTGCGGGCTACTTGCGTCACCTGTCTGGGGGTGCGGTGGAAGTGCGCTCGGCGGGATCGATGCCGGCGGAGCACATCAACCCGGCCGCAGTGGAGGCGATGCTCGAGGAGGGGATCGATATTCGGGCGGAGAAGCCAAAGGTTTTGACGGCTGAAGCCGTCCAAGCCTCAGACGTGGTGATCACGATGGGCTGCGGCGACGCTTGCCCCTATTACCCAGGAAAGCGGTACGAGGACTGGAAGCTCGATGATCCCGCCGGCCAGGGTGTCGAGGCGGTCAGGCCAATTCGTGACGAGATTCGCCGCCGCGTCGAGGCACTGCTCGCGGAGTGGGGTATCGCACCCGCATCGTGA
- a CDS encoding calcium/sodium antiporter — MLIAVLATVAGLAALAWSADRFVEGAAAVARYLGMAPLLVGMLVIGFGTSAPELVVSAFAAAEGAPEIALGNAIGSNIANIGLILGVTALLTPVLVHRGILRKELPVLLGVTALAGGLMLDGRLSRADAVVLVALLVALIAWSIWQSRKAGDDLLADDVEAEVVAHHLSRRAAWTWLAVGLFLLVLSSRLLVWGAVGIAERLGWSDLVIGLTVVAIGTSAPELASSIAAARKGENDLALGNVIGSNLFNTLGVIGLAGLIAPAAVSPGLIARDLPVVFGLTAALVVFAVWPLGRGRITRIEAGLLLIAFSIYMVALLVFA; from the coding sequence GTGCTGATTGCCGTCCTCGCCACCGTAGCCGGGCTCGCCGCGCTCGCATGGAGTGCCGACCGCTTTGTCGAAGGCGCGGCCGCAGTGGCGCGCTATCTGGGCATGGCCCCGCTTCTCGTCGGCATGCTGGTCATCGGCTTTGGGACCTCGGCTCCAGAGCTCGTCGTATCTGCATTCGCCGCCGCAGAGGGCGCACCCGAGATCGCGCTCGGCAACGCGATCGGCTCCAACATCGCAAACATCGGCCTCATCCTTGGCGTGACGGCCCTCCTCACCCCTGTCTTGGTCCATAGGGGAATCCTGCGCAAGGAACTACCGGTCCTTCTTGGAGTGACGGCGCTCGCTGGCGGACTCATGCTCGACGGGCGGCTATCGCGGGCCGACGCCGTGGTGCTCGTCGCGCTGCTGGTCGCACTCATCGCGTGGTCGATCTGGCAATCAAGGAAAGCAGGAGACGACTTGCTCGCCGACGACGTGGAGGCCGAGGTGGTCGCTCACCACTTGAGTCGCCGCGCGGCGTGGACGTGGCTTGCCGTCGGGCTGTTTTTGTTGGTCCTCTCGTCGAGGTTGCTCGTGTGGGGGGCCGTGGGGATTGCGGAGCGGCTCGGGTGGTCAGACCTCGTCATCGGCCTCACCGTCGTGGCGATCGGCACCTCGGCGCCGGAGCTCGCGTCGTCCATCGCTGCTGCACGAAAGGGTGAGAACGACCTCGCGCTCGGCAACGTCATCGGTTCAAACCTCTTCAATACCCTCGGCGTGATCGGCCTCGCTGGCCTAATCGCCCCTGCCGCTGTGTCGCCGGGCCTCATCGCGCGCGACTTGCCGGTGGTGTTTGGGCTCACTGCGGCGCTCGTGGTCTTCGCCGTGTGGCCGCTCGGCAGGGGCAGAATTACGCGCATCGAAGCAGGGCTGCTCTTGATTGCGTTCAGCATCTACATGGTTGCGCTGCTGGTGTTTGCCTAG
- a CDS encoding acyl-CoA desaturase — protein MTSTSQHASETAAASRAAEPKHVNHITRSFTELASTVRETGLLARSYTFYGVYSAVLVLALGGVIAGIVLLGDSWFQLLMAFALAVVFTQFAFMGHEASHRAIFVSGPANDRLGRFLSTVVVGISYQWWMNKHSRHHANPNQMGKDPDIASDTIMFVEEDASRSKGLVRAIVKRQGWIFFPILTLEGINLHYRSVASLVQQGSRRQKWTEIPAIALHFGLYLVPLFLFLPLGMAFAFLGVQMAVFGVYMGASFAPNHKGMMIVPEGTKMDFLSKQVLTSRNIRGGWPMSILMGGLNFQIEHHLFPNMARPHLIRTREIVREECATLGLPYTETSLMESYGIVIRYLNKVGLAARDPFDCPERVAMGRG, from the coding sequence ATGACCTCAACGTCCCAGCACGCTTCCGAAACCGCAGCAGCCTCGCGAGCAGCGGAGCCAAAGCACGTCAACCACATCACGCGGTCGTTCACCGAACTCGCGTCGACCGTGCGCGAGACGGGCTTGCTGGCGCGGTCGTACACCTTCTACGGCGTCTACAGCGCGGTACTGGTGCTGGCCCTCGGCGGAGTGATCGCAGGCATCGTGCTGCTGGGGGATTCGTGGTTCCAGCTGCTGATGGCGTTCGCGCTCGCGGTGGTCTTCACGCAGTTCGCGTTCATGGGGCATGAGGCCTCGCACCGCGCAATCTTTGTCTCTGGCCCTGCCAACGACCGGCTCGGTCGCTTCCTCAGCACCGTGGTGGTGGGCATCAGCTACCAGTGGTGGATGAACAAGCACTCGCGCCACCACGCGAACCCGAATCAGATGGGCAAAGACCCTGACATCGCGAGCGACACCATCATGTTCGTCGAAGAGGACGCATCGCGGTCGAAGGGCCTGGTCCGCGCCATCGTCAAGCGTCAGGGCTGGATCTTCTTCCCCATCCTCACGCTTGAGGGCATCAACCTCCACTATCGCTCGGTCGCCTCGCTCGTTCAGCAGGGCAGCCGCCGCCAGAAGTGGACGGAGATTCCCGCGATTGCTCTGCACTTCGGGCTGTACTTGGTGCCGCTGTTCCTCTTCCTCCCGCTCGGCATGGCCTTCGCGTTCCTCGGCGTCCAGATGGCCGTCTTCGGCGTCTACATGGGGGCGTCCTTCGCGCCAAACCACAAGGGAATGATGATCGTGCCAGAGGGCACCAAGATGGACTTCCTGTCCAAGCAGGTGCTGACAAGCCGCAACATCCGCGGCGGCTGGCCCATGTCGATCCTCATGGGCGGCCTGAACTTCCAGATCGAGCACCACTTGTTCCCCAACATGGCGCGCCCCCACCTGATTCGCACACGCGAGATCGTGCGGGAGGAGTGCGCCACGCTGGGGCTGCCGTACACCGAGACGTCGCTGATGGAGTCCTACGGGATCGTGATCCGCTACCTCAACAAGGTGGGTCTCGCCGCCCGCGACCCCTTCGACTGCCCCGAGCGCGTCGCGATGGGCCGCGGCTAG